The following proteins are co-located in the Paralichthys olivaceus isolate ysfri-2021 chromosome 10, ASM2471397v2, whole genome shotgun sequence genome:
- the LOC109631080 gene encoding NAD(P)H dehydrogenase [quinone] 1-like — protein MVKKVLIVYAHQSSGSFNAAAKDTAVKALTAQGCKVEVSDLYAMKFKATATAEDITGEVKNAEHFRYAEETKRAWEEGKLSADITEEQRKVTEADLIVFQFPMYWFTVPAIMKGWFDRVLTLGFAYSHDKRYSCGIFKDKKVILSFTTGSHESMFSANGINGDMNVTLWPLQNGILHYCGFQVLAPQIFWAPSHIPSEARKTLLDAWRTRLQGLLGEEPLSFIPLDSFDGQGFQLKPEIHEKHATKEFGLMVGIHLGKPIPPNNQMKAGV, from the exons ATGG TAAAGAAGGTGTTGATCGTGTACGCCCATCAGAGCAGCGGCTCATTCAACGCCGCTGCCAAAGATACAGCAGTGAAGGCTTTAACTGCTCAGGGCTGCAAGGTGGAAGTCTCTGACCTGTATGCTATGAAGTTTAAGGCTACTGCTACTGCTGAAGACATCACTG gggAAGTTAAGAATGCCGAACACTTCCGTTACGCAGAGGAGACCAAACGGGCATGGGAGGAGGGAAAGCTCTCTGCCGACATCACTGAGGAGCAGCGTAAAGTCACTGAGGCAGATCTGATTGTCTTTCAG TTCCCCATGTACTGGTTCACTGTGCCTGCGATCATGAAGGGCTGGTTTGACCGGGTGCTCACGCTGGGCTTTGCCTACTCTCATGATAAGAGATACAGCTGTGGAATCTTCAAG GACAAGAAAGTCATTCTCTCATTCACCACTGGATCTCATGAGTCCATGTTCAGTGCTAATGGCATCAATGGAGACATGAATGTCACACTGTGGCCCCTGCAG AATGGTATCCTCCACTACTGTGGCTTCCAGGTTCTGGCCCCTCAGATCTTCTGGGCTCCTTCTCACATTCCCTCTGAGGCTCGCAAGACCCTGCTTGATGCTTGGCGCACACGACTTCAAGGTCTCCTGGGAGAAGAGCCACTTTCCTTTATTCCCTTGGACTCCTTTGACGGGCAGGGTTTCCAGCTGAAGCCCGAGATACACGAGAAACATGCCACCAAGGAGTTTGGGCTGATGGTGGGCATCCACTTGGGAAAACCGATTCCTCCCAACAACCAGATGAAAGCTGGAGTCTGA